One Helicoverpa zea isolate HzStark_Cry1AcR chromosome 20, ilHelZeax1.1, whole genome shotgun sequence genomic region harbors:
- the LOC124640383 gene encoding NADH-quinone oxidoreductase subunit B 2-like — protein MFRFSGHVFRDTLRGEQKTIKSLAVPAKDHVWRLDVARNIRFNAVLGDSKSMSCGEKEAAPPPKKPAKSKARKVPHVFPHLGKAFKNEEVRRYSPFHFPGQSTMEWVMARSDDILNWCRSNSMWPITFGLACCALEMMHYAGPRYDMDRFGMVFRGTPRQTDVIIVAGTVTNKMAPILRKTYDLMPDPKWVVSMGSCANGGGYYHYTYSTCRGADRIIPVDIYVPGCPPTAEALLYSMLLLQKKVKRMRVCQVWYRN, from the exons ATGTTTCGTTTCTCTGGACACGTTTTCAGAGATACTCTGAG AGGCGAACAGAAGACTATCAAGAGTTTGGCTGTTCCTGCTAAGGATCATGTTTGGAGACTAGATGTAGCTCGTAACATTCGCTTCAACGCCGTTTTGGGAGACTCCAAGTCTATGTCATGTGGCGAAAAGGAGGCAGCACCTCCTCCCAAGAAACCAGCTAAGAGCAAAGCTAGGAAGGTCCCCCACGTGTTTCCCCATCTTGGCAAAGCGTTCAAGAATGAGGAAGTCCGAAGATATTCCCCCTTCCACTTCCCCGGACAG TCAACAATGGAATGGGTGATGGCTCGATCAGATGACATTCTCAACTGGTGCAGAAGCAACTCCATGTGGCCGATAACCTTCGGACTAGCCTGCTGCGCTCTTGAGATGATGCATTATGCTGGGCCTAG ATACGACATGGATCGTTTCGGCATGGTGTTCCGCGGCACCCCTCGGCAGACTGACGTCATCATCGTGGCAGGAACAGTCACCAACAAGATGGCGCCCATTCTCCGCAAGACGTACGATTTGATGCCGGACCCTAAGTGGGTGGTGTCTATGGGCAGCTGCGCCAACGGCGGCGGCTATTATCATTATACTTATTCCACGTGTCGAGGGGCTGATAGGATTATACCG GTGGATATTTACGTGCCCGGTTGCCCACCGACGGCGGAAGCCCTTCTGTATTCCATGCTT